A genomic stretch from Pristiophorus japonicus isolate sPriJap1 chromosome 6, sPriJap1.hap1, whole genome shotgun sequence includes:
- the LOC139265516 gene encoding cis-aconitate decarboxylase-like — protein MFSKLQKMQSCLTVGKRLYHKISREAFEAPDFKETVTSSFGSFLSGVKADHLSDTVLQRSKRMILDNIGVGVLGSTSHVFDICLNYCQQTFAPDPVSSVYGRKGLKLSPILAAFANGVAVHSMDFDDTWHPATHPSGAVLPALLAAAQMLPAHSKASGLDLLLAFNVGIEIQGRLMRFSQEANNIPKRFHPPSVVGTMGSAAAIAKLLSLNPNQCINALAIAASLSGAPMANAATQAKPIHIGNATRLGFEAALLASKGMEGNAKILDNTPGCFGFSAFYGDYQPQEIAPLEQTRFLLEDQDIAFKRFPAHLGMHWVVDAAASVRQLVTANDGAFSPSMIERIILRVPISRYINRPFPKTEHEARHSFQFNACSALLDGDVSIESFSESKLQRDDLNELLNKVELQHPEDNLASFDKMYGEVVLVLKNRDVLSGKCDTFYGHWRNPLSRESLLNKFKNNASYVLEQEKIEAIINTVENLEKVKDSSTLTSCLQ, from the exons CTTTCGAGGCACCGGATTTCAAAGAGACGGTAACAAGCAGTTTCGGCTCATTTCTCTCTGGGGTTAAAGCTGACCATCTCTCAGATACGGTTCTACAGCGGAGTAAACGCATGATCCTGGATAACATTGGAGTTGGGGTCCTGGGCAGCACCAGCCATGTTTTTGATATCTGCCTCAATTATTGCCAG CAAACGTTTGCCCCAGACCCAGTCAGCTCGGTGTATGGACGCAAAGGATTAAAACTTTCTCCCATTCTGGCTGCTTTCGCCAATGGAGTCGCG GTCCACTCGATGGATTTCGATGATACGTGGCACCCTGCCACCCATCCCTCGGGAGCTGTACTGCCCGCCCTCCTAGCGGCTGCTCAGATGTTGCCTGCTCACTCCAAAGCTAGTGGTCTTGACCTCCTGTTGGCCTTTAATGTGGGCATTGAAATTCAGGGCAGGTTAATGCGCTTCTCTCAAGAGGCGAACAACATCCCGAAGAG GTTCCACCCTCCCAGTGTGGTTGGGACAATGGGCAGTGCTGCAGCCATAGCTAAATTGCTATCACTGAACCCCAATCAGTGTATTAATGCCCTGGCTATTGCAGCTTCACTCTCAGGGGCACCAATGGCCAATGCAGCCACTCAGGCAAAACCTATCCATATTGGCAATGCCACACGGCTGGGGTTTGAGGCAGCCCTCCTTGCCTCTAAAGGAATGGAGGGAAATGCTAAAATTCTCGACAATACCCCTGGCTGCTTTGGATTTTCTGCTTTCTATGGTGATTATCAACCTCAGGAGATAGCACCACTTGAACAGACACGTTTTCTGCTAGAGGACCAAGACATTGCATTTAAGCGCTTCCCAGCTCATCTGGGCATGCACTGGGTGGTAGATGCCGCTGCCTCAGTTCGGCAGTTGGTGACTGCCAATGATGGTGCCTTTTCACCCTCCATGATTGAAAGAATCATTCTGCGCGTTCCTATTTCCCGATACATCAACAGGCCATTCCCAAAGACGGAACATGAGGCTCGTCATTCCTTCCAGTTTAATGCATGCTCTGCATTGTTGGATGGAGATGTGAGCATTGAATCATTCAGTGAAAGTAAACTCCAACGAGATGATCTCAATGAGTTACTCAACAAAGTGGAGCTTCAGCATCCTGAAGATAACTTGGCCAGTTTTGACAAGATGTACGGAGAAGTGGTTCTGGTCCTCAAGAACAGAGATGTGCTCAGTGGAAAATGTGACACCTTCTATGGACACTGGAGAAATCCACTCTCTAGAGAATCACTGCTCAACAAATTCAAAAATAATGCTTcatatgtgctggagcaggagaaaaTAGAAGCTATTATCAACACAGTTGAGAACCTTGAAAAAGTTAAGGATAGTTCCACTTTAACTTCTTGTTTGCAGTGA